Proteins from a genomic interval of Halopseudomonas litoralis:
- the dnaE gene encoding DNA polymerase III subunit alpha — protein MSVSFIHLRVHSEYSLVDGLVRIKPLIKAVGGAGMPAVAVTDQHNMCSLVKFYKAAMGAGIKPISGVDIWLTDAEDENHLSRMTLLAMNRQGYRNLTELISRGYTHGQRNGLVTIRREWVAEASEGVIALSGAKEGEIGQTLLSSDPAHADDLLQYWMSVFPGRFYLELQRTKRPNDEEHLHAAVALAGRFSCPVVATNDVRFIYREDYEAHETRVCIGEGRALGDPRRVKQYSEEQYLKSPEEMAELFSDIPEALANSVEIAKRCNIDVQLGTYFLPDFPVPDGMTMDDYFREVSLEGLEERLKVVLPPDSENYEARRQVYLDRLKFELDIIIQMGFPGYFLIVMDFIKWAKNNGVPVGPGRGSGAGSLVAYSLLITDLDPLQYDLLFERFLNPERVSMPDFDIDFCMEGRDRVIEYVAEAYGRNAVSQIITFGTMAAKAVVRDVARVQGKSYGLADRLSKMIPFEVGMTLAKAHEQEEILRDFLAADEEAQEIWDMALKLEGITRNVGKHAGGVVIAPTKLTDFAPLYCDEAGEGLVTQFDKDDVESAGLVKFDFLGLRTLTIIDWAMETINRIRAEEGKDALDINFIPLDDAPTYQMLQKAETTAVFQLESRGMKELIKKLKPDCLEDMIALVALFRPGPLQSGMVDDFINRKHGREQISYPHPNYQYPGLEPVLKPTYGIILYQEQVMQIAQVMGGYTLGGADMLRRAMGKKKPEEMAQQRQIFLEGCSGNNIDADLAGNIFDLVEKFAGYGFNKSHSAAYGLVSYQTAWLKAHYPAPFMAAVLSADMHNTDKVVTLIEECRSMKLRMKAPDVNISEYKFTVDDSGSVVYGLGAIKGVGEGPVETIVRTRQQGGPFADLFDFCARVDLKRINKRVMEALIRSGALDAMGPFFDTEPQAYLQKVDRNRAALAAAMEEAIAAAEQTLRSADSGHDDLFGALLGPAAERDLFEAYRNEREWTFKERLRGEKETLGLYLTGHPIDEYEKEVRRFARQRIIDLKPSRDSQTIAGLVFDLRVMKSKRGDKVGFVTLDDRSARVEVSLFAEAYQAAQSLLQKDALLVVEGEVAVDDFSGGMRVRAKRVMSLEEARTSLLDSVRINLDTSRHGPECLGRLAGVLQQYKGSCAVTIELQRPDAQALLRLGEAWRVEPADDLVQTLRDQLGKGSVSLHYR, from the coding sequence ATGAGCGTTTCCTTCATCCATCTGCGTGTCCACAGCGAATACTCCCTGGTCGACGGCCTGGTACGAATCAAGCCCTTGATCAAGGCGGTGGGCGGAGCAGGGATGCCGGCGGTGGCGGTGACCGATCAACACAACATGTGCAGTCTGGTGAAGTTCTACAAGGCTGCCATGGGCGCCGGCATCAAGCCGATTTCCGGTGTGGATATCTGGCTGACCGATGCGGAAGATGAAAACCATCTGAGCCGCATGACCCTGCTGGCCATGAATCGGCAAGGCTATCGCAACCTCACCGAGCTGATTTCCCGTGGATACACGCATGGACAACGTAATGGTCTGGTGACCATTCGCCGCGAATGGGTGGCGGAAGCCAGTGAAGGGGTAATTGCGCTGTCCGGTGCCAAGGAAGGGGAGATTGGGCAGACTCTGCTGTCCAGCGATCCGGCGCACGCCGATGATCTGCTGCAATACTGGATGAGTGTCTTTCCCGGGCGTTTCTATCTGGAGCTGCAACGCACCAAACGCCCCAATGACGAAGAGCATCTGCACGCTGCGGTAGCCCTGGCTGGTCGGTTCAGCTGTCCGGTGGTCGCCACCAACGATGTGCGCTTCATCTATCGTGAAGATTACGAGGCCCACGAAACCCGCGTCTGCATCGGCGAAGGTCGTGCTCTGGGTGATCCGCGCCGGGTCAAGCAATACAGCGAAGAGCAGTATCTGAAGTCACCCGAGGAAATGGCTGAGCTGTTTTCGGATATCCCCGAGGCGCTGGCCAACAGCGTGGAAATTGCCAAACGCTGCAATATCGACGTCCAGCTGGGTACTTACTTCCTGCCAGATTTCCCCGTGCCTGACGGCATGACCATGGATGACTATTTCCGCGAGGTCTCGCTGGAAGGGCTGGAAGAGCGCCTCAAAGTGGTATTGCCGCCGGACTCGGAAAACTATGAGGCGCGCCGCCAAGTCTATCTGGATCGGTTGAAGTTTGAACTGGATATCATCATCCAGATGGGTTTTCCCGGTTACTTCCTGATCGTCATGGACTTCATCAAGTGGGCCAAGAACAATGGCGTGCCAGTGGGGCCGGGCCGGGGGTCGGGCGCAGGGTCGCTGGTCGCCTATTCCCTGTTGATCACCGATCTCGATCCTCTGCAATACGATCTGCTGTTCGAGCGCTTCCTCAACCCGGAACGGGTATCCATGCCCGACTTCGATATCGACTTCTGCATGGAAGGCCGTGACCGGGTCATCGAATACGTTGCCGAGGCCTATGGCCGCAACGCGGTATCACAGATCATCACCTTCGGCACCATGGCCGCCAAGGCGGTGGTGCGCGACGTGGCGCGGGTGCAGGGCAAGTCCTACGGTTTGGCCGACAGGCTATCGAAGATGATTCCCTTCGAGGTCGGCATGACCCTGGCCAAGGCCCACGAGCAGGAGGAAATCCTGCGTGATTTCCTGGCGGCTGATGAGGAAGCCCAGGAAATCTGGGACATGGCATTGAAGCTGGAAGGCATCACCCGCAACGTCGGCAAGCACGCCGGGGGTGTGGTGATTGCGCCGACCAAACTGACCGATTTCGCACCGCTGTATTGCGATGAGGCGGGCGAGGGATTGGTAACCCAGTTCGACAAGGATGATGTCGAATCTGCCGGTCTGGTGAAGTTCGACTTTCTCGGCCTGCGTACCCTGACCATCATCGACTGGGCCATGGAGACCATCAATCGTATCCGTGCCGAGGAAGGCAAGGACGCGCTGGATATCAACTTCATCCCGCTGGATGACGCGCCTACCTATCAGATGCTGCAGAAGGCCGAGACCACGGCGGTATTCCAGCTAGAATCGCGTGGTATGAAGGAGCTGATCAAGAAGCTCAAGCCCGACTGCCTGGAAGACATGATCGCACTGGTGGCCCTGTTCCGCCCGGGGCCGTTGCAGTCAGGCATGGTCGACGACTTCATCAACCGTAAGCACGGCCGTGAGCAGATCTCCTATCCGCACCCGAACTACCAATATCCGGGTCTGGAGCCAGTACTCAAACCGACCTACGGCATTATTCTGTATCAGGAACAGGTGATGCAGATCGCCCAGGTCATGGGCGGTTACACCCTTGGCGGTGCGGATATGCTGCGTCGGGCCATGGGCAAGAAAAAGCCCGAGGAAATGGCTCAGCAACGGCAGATCTTCCTTGAGGGCTGCAGTGGCAACAATATCGATGCTGATCTGGCGGGCAACATCTTCGATCTGGTGGAGAAATTCGCCGGTTACGGCTTCAACAAGTCGCACTCGGCAGCCTATGGCCTGGTGTCCTACCAGACCGCCTGGCTGAAGGCGCATTATCCGGCGCCTTTCATGGCTGCAGTGCTCTCGGCAGACATGCACAACACCGACAAGGTGGTGACGCTGATCGAGGAGTGCCGCAGCATGAAGCTGCGGATGAAGGCGCCGGATGTAAATATCTCCGAATACAAGTTCACCGTGGATGACAGTGGCAGTGTCGTATACGGTCTCGGTGCCATCAAGGGCGTGGGCGAGGGCCCGGTGGAAACCATAGTGCGGACCCGGCAGCAGGGCGGCCCCTTTGCCGACCTGTTTGATTTCTGTGCACGCGTGGACCTCAAGCGGATCAACAAGCGGGTCATGGAAGCATTGATTCGTTCCGGCGCGCTGGACGCCATGGGACCCTTCTTCGATACTGAACCTCAGGCTTATCTGCAGAAAGTGGATCGCAACCGGGCGGCGCTGGCGGCCGCCATGGAAGAAGCCATTGCAGCGGCCGAGCAGACCCTGCGCAGCGCGGACAGTGGGCATGATGATCTGTTTGGCGCTCTGCTCGGGCCAGCGGCCGAGCGGGACCTGTTTGAAGCTTATCGCAACGAGCGTGAATGGACCTTCAAGGAGCGTCTGCGCGGCGAAAAGGAAACGCTTGGCTTGTATCTGACCGGCCATCCCATCGATGAGTACGAGAAGGAAGTCCGGCGTTTTGCCCGTCAGCGCATTATCGATCTCAAACCCTCGCGGGATTCGCAGACTATTGCGGGGCTGGTGTTCGACCTGCGGGTGATGAAAAGCAAGCGCGGCGACAAGGTCGGTTTCGTGACGCTGGATGACCGCTCGGCACGAGTCGAAGTATCCCTTTTCGCCGAGGCCTATCAGGCTGCGCAATCCTTGCTGCAGAAGGACGCGCTGCTGGTGGTGGAGGGTGAGGTGGCGGTGGATGACTTTTCCGGCGGCATGCGTGTGCGCGCCAAACGGGTAATGAGCCTGGAGGAGGCCCGCACCTCGCTGCTGGACAGCGTGCGTATCAATCTGGATACCAGCCGGCACGGCCCGGAATGCCTGGGCCGGTTGGCCGGCGTGCTGCAGCAGTACAAGGGCAGTTGCGCGGTCACCATCGAGTTGCAGCGCCCCGATGCGCAGGCCCTGCTGCGTCTGGGCGAAGCGTGGCGGGTCGAGCCTGCCGATGACCTGGTACAGACGCTGCGTGACCAGCTGGGCAAAGGCAGCGTCTCTCTGCATTACAGGTAA